One Archangium violaceum genomic window, TCCCGCGCGCACGATTCACGCCTACCAGCTCAACAATCACTACACGCGGTTCATCGGCTTCCTGACGCCGGGCCTCTTCGAGCCGTTCTTCAGGACCCTGGGCGACAAGTACGACGGCTATGTGTATCCGCAGACGCCCTACCCCTTCCGGTTCGATCGGGTCCTCGCGAAGCTGAACGAGCTGGACCTCAAGGTCCTCGAGGCACCACCGGCGGCCCAGAAGTGACACGATGACGGACCCGCCGTGCGCACGTATGATGCCCGTGGCCCTCGGGCCCTCATGCTGCGCCGGCTCCTCCCCACGCTCATCGCCATCGGCTGCGGTCTCCTCGCCCTCTCCTTCGGGCTGGGGGCCCTCCAGCGCATCTTCGCCCAGGAGCGCGAGGACTCCCACGCCCAGCTCCGCTCCCGCCGTGATGCGCTCGAGGAGTACGCCACCCAGGCCCTGCGACACACGCTCGGCAAGCAGATGGAGGGCAGCCTCGCCCCCCTCCACGCCGCCATGGGAGATCCACTCGCCCCCAGCGAGGGCTTCTTCCTCCAGTTCCGCGGGCACCAGTTCCTGCCCCGCCTCACCCAGTTCACCACCGGCTCTCACACCCCCGCCCGGAGCCAGTACCGGGCGCTCGTCCGCGCCCTCTCCGAGAGCACCTCGGCGGAGCCCTGGTTGGAGCGGTTGAGCCGGCTGCGCGCCGTGGAGGCGGCGCTCGACGCGAAGAAGCCCACCCTGGCCAACAGGCGCGCCGATGAGCTGCTGCGCTACCACGCCGAGCACCCCCTCCCTCCCGAGCAGGAGCTGCCCTTCGTCCTCCTCCTGTTGGAGCGGCTGCAGCGTGGCCCGTCCACCCCGCCCCTCGTCCGCGCGCTCCTGCGCGAGGGGCTCCCGGAGGACCTCGGCGGCATCGAGCGCTCCGCGGGCCTGCAGCGCGACCTCCTCCGCGAGCGCTGGCGCTTCACCCAGCCCGATTTCAACTTCCTGCTCGCCCACGTCGCGCGGGTGAGCACCGCGCTGGGCGAGCCCTCCGCCGACTTCCTGGCGCGCGCCCTCGAGGTCGGCACCGGAATGATCATGATGCCCGAGGGCCTCGGCGACCCCACCCTCATCGGGGAGCGCTGGTACGTGGAGCCGAAGGGAGAGGTGGTCCGTGGCATCGCCGTGGACCTCGACGCGCTCCTGCGCGACCTGGCCCGCGACATGAGCGAGCGGGGTCACTTCGGAAAGGGCGGCTCGTTGCGGCTGAAGAATCCCGACGCCGTGCAGCCCATCGCGACCCTGCGGCTGGAGGTCTCCGTCCCCGAGTGGACCGCCGCAGAGAAGGCCATCGAGCAGCGCTACGGGTTGAAGACGATGCTGGTGGCCTTCTGCGGCGCGCTCGCCGTGGCCATCGGGGTGATGGCGGTGGTGGCACAGCGCGGCCGCTACCGCTACATCGAGCTCAAGAGCGACTTCGTGGCCACCGTCTCCCACGAGCTGCGCACCCCGCTGGCCTCCATCCGCCTGCTCGGGGAGACGCTGGAGCGCAAGCTCTCCAAGTCCCCCGAGCTGCGCGAATATCCCGAGCGCATCATCCAGGCCGCCGACGGGCTGCACTTCCTCGTCGAGAACATCCTGTCCTTCAACCGCATCGACAAGGGCCGCTGGAACATCAGGCCCGCACGCGTCAAGCTCGACGAGTCCATCGCCATGCTCCGCTCGGACCTCGTGGACAACTCCGCCGTCCCCGTCCGGCTCACCGCCGACGTGGGCGACGCGGAGTTCGAGGTCGACCCGTCCCTGCTGCGCCTGCTGCTCATCAACCTCGCGCGAAACGCCTGCGCCTACAACCGCCGCGACCCCGTGGAGCTCTCCATCCGCGCCTACCCCCACCCCCGCCCGGGCTATGGGTGCGTGGTGCTCTTCAGCGACAACGGCATCGGCATCCCCAAGCACGAGTGGGAGAACGTCTTCCGCGACTTCTACCGGCTGGACTCGCAGGGCCCCGAGGTCCATGGCAGTGGCCTCGGGCTCGCGCTGTGCCGGAAGATCATGGCCCTCCACGGGGGTACCATCTCCATCGACGACTCCAGCCCCCAGGGCACCACCTTCTCCCTGTTCTTCCCCGAAACCCACCATGAACGCCCCGAGCAGCCCTCCTAGCCCCCGCCCCTCCATCCTCGTCGTCGAGGACGATGCGAACCTGCGGATCGGCCTGCGCGACAACCTGCAGGACGAGGGCTACGAGGTGACCGTGGCCACCCACGCCCGCGAGGCCGAGCCGCTCATTCGCGAGCGCGCCTTCGATCTGCTCATCCTCGACGTCATGCTCCCGGGCGAGGACGGCTACTCCTTCTGCCGGAGGCTGCGCGCCAGCGGCGTCCAGGCCATGGTGTTGATGCTCACCGCGCGCTCGCTCGAGGACGACATCGTCCGCGGCTTCGAGGCCGGCGCCCAGGACTACCTCACCAAGCCCTACCGGCTGCGCGAGCTGCTCGCCCGCGTGGGTGCCCTGGTCCGCCGGGCCGGCGGTGCTCCGCCCCAGGTCATGTCCTTCGCCGGCTACACCCTGGATCTCGGCAAGCGCGCCCTCTCCCGCGCCGATGGCGGACTCATCGATCTCACCCGCACCGAGTTCGACCTGCTCGTCTTCCTCCTCAAGCACCGCGACCGCGCCCTCACCCGGGGCGAAA contains:
- a CDS encoding sensor histidine kinase, with the protein product MLRRLLPTLIAIGCGLLALSFGLGALQRIFAQEREDSHAQLRSRRDALEEYATQALRHTLGKQMEGSLAPLHAAMGDPLAPSEGFFLQFRGHQFLPRLTQFTTGSHTPARSQYRALVRALSESTSAEPWLERLSRLRAVEAALDAKKPTLANRRADELLRYHAEHPLPPEQELPFVLLLLERLQRGPSTPPLVRALLREGLPEDLGGIERSAGLQRDLLRERWRFTQPDFNFLLAHVARVSTALGEPSADFLARALEVGTGMIMMPEGLGDPTLIGERWYVEPKGEVVRGIAVDLDALLRDLARDMSERGHFGKGGSLRLKNPDAVQPIATLRLEVSVPEWTAAEKAIEQRYGLKTMLVAFCGALAVAIGVMAVVAQRGRYRYIELKSDFVATVSHELRTPLASIRLLGETLERKLSKSPELREYPERIIQAADGLHFLVENILSFNRIDKGRWNIRPARVKLDESIAMLRSDLVDNSAVPVRLTADVGDAEFEVDPSLLRLLLINLARNACAYNRRDPVELSIRAYPHPRPGYGCVVLFSDNGIGIPKHEWENVFRDFYRLDSQGPEVHGSGLGLALCRKIMALHGGTISIDDSSPQGTTFSLFFPETHHERPEQPS
- a CDS encoding response regulator transcription factor, which gives rise to MNAPSSPPSPRPSILVVEDDANLRIGLRDNLQDEGYEVTVATHAREAEPLIRERAFDLLILDVMLPGEDGYSFCRRLRASGVQAMVLMLTARSLEDDIVRGFEAGAQDYLTKPYRLRELLARVGALVRRAGGAPPQVMSFAGYTLDLGKRALSRADGGLIDLTRTEFDLLVFLLKHRDRALTRGEILDAVWGRDVVVDPRTVDNFVSNLKKKLGWTSASSFTIHTIRGVGYRLELESMTKP